From the genome of Verrucomicrobiia bacterium:
TCCTTGAGGATGTCATTTTGAATGGTGCCGGAGAGCTGTGCCATCGGCACGCCCTGCTCCTCGGCCGCCACGATGTAAAAGGCCATGATGGGCAGCACCGCGCCGTTCATGGTCATGGAGACCGAGATGCGGTCCAGCGGGATGCCGTCGAAAAGGATTTTGGCATCCTCCACGCTGCAGACGGCCACGCCGGCCTTGCCCACATCGGCAAAGGCGCGCGGATGATCGGAGTCATAGCCGCGATGGGTGGGCAGGTCGAAGGCCACCGAAAGCCCCTGCTGGCCGGCGGCGATGTTGCGGCGGTAGAAGGCGTTGCTTTCCTCGGCGGTGGAGAAGCCGGCGTACTGCCGCACCGTCCACGGTTTGACCACGTACATGGAGGCGTAAGGCCCGCGCAGAAAGGGCGGCAGGCCCGGCAGATAATCCAGGTGCAGGGCGGCGTCCAGATCGCGGCGCGTATAGAGGGGTTTCACCTCGATCTGCTCCATCGTCTGCCAGAGCAGCTCCTTGAGCGGGCGCCCCGTCTCGCGCTCCACCTGCTGCTGCCATTGTTCAAAGGTGACGGCCGCCTGCGGCGGTTGAAACGGCACTTGAGTGAAATCAGGCAAGGTTTTCACAGAGCAACTCCCATTTGTTTGGCTAATTGAGTCAAAAAGGCGGCGGCCTCGAGGCGGAGGTGCACAAAGTCATCCACGCCGGCCTGTTTGTGCGCCTCAATTTGATCCGGCGGATAACCGGCCAGGATCACCTTCCGCCGCGCATCGGCGGTTTTCACCGCCTTCACCAGCGGCGGCACCAGCTCCGGATAGGTCTCATCCGTGCTGCAAATCACGATGACCGGCGCGCCGGATTCCACCGCCGCCCTGGCGGCGTCCTCCGGGGTCTTGAAGCCGGCGGGGTAAATGATTTCCCAGCCGCCCGTCTCAAGGAAAGCGCGGCAAAAGTCGGCCCGGGCCTTGTGCTGTTTGAGGGGGCCCAGATTGGCAAGGAAGACCTTGAGCGGCCCGTGCTGCGCGGCGTGGGCGCGCATGGCCGCGCGCAATTTCTCGAAGGCTTCCGCGGCGCGCACCAGGGGCACCGGCTGCCACCCGGTTTCGGGCGTGTCATTGGCCCGGAGGGCGCGGGTGATTTCCCCCAGCGTGGCACCGGCCAGGGCGGCCTCGATGGCGGCCTCCACCACGCCCGCCTCGCCGCCGTTCACAATGCGGTTGAGGCGTTCGAGAATGGCCGTGCTCTGGGTTTCATCGGCCCCGCTGCGGTAATCCTCAATCTGCCGGGCGCGCTGCCGGTGGAAGTCGGCCGGCACGGCCGGCGTAACCGGCAGCGGCTCTTCTTTGACATTGGCGTATTGATTGACACCCACCAGGGTGTCGCGCCGCTGCGCCACCGCCTTGAGGCGGGCGGCACGGGTTTTGGCCACTTCTTCCTGGGGGAAGCCCTGGCGCATGGCGGCGGCCAGGCCACCGCGTTTTTCGATGTCCTGGAAGAACGCCCAGGCGCGGCGGGCGATCTCGTGCGTCAGCCATTCCACGTAGTAAGCGCCGCCGGCGGGGTCAATGACCTTGTCCAAATCACATTCCTTTTGCAGGATGAGCTGGATGTTGCGGGCCAGGCGGCGGGAGAAATCATCCGGCGGCCGGATGACCTCGTCAAACGCGCCCACCTGCAGGCTTTGCACGCCCCCCACCACGGCGCTGAAGGCCTCCACGGTGGTGCGCAGGAGATTGACGTAGGGGTCCAGCTTGCTCTTGTTAAAGTGCGCGGTGCGCACGTGCAGGGTGAGTTGCTGCGCCTCCGCCGAGCCGCCCAGGGCGGCCACGGCATTGGCCCAGAGCATGCGGGCGGCGCGCAGCTTGGCGATTTCCATGAAGAAGTGCGAGCCGACCGTCAGCGCAAAGCGCAGGTGGCGGGCCACGGTGTTGATGTCCAGCCCGCGCTGATGCATCTGGCGGAGGTATTCCACGCCGGCGGCCAGCGCCAGGCCCAGCTCCTGCACGGCGCTGGCGCCGCTTTCATGCCAGGCGCGGCTGTGCACGCAGATGGTCTGGAGGCGTGGCGCATGTTGGGCGGCCCAGCGGGTGAG
Proteins encoded in this window:
- a CDS encoding acyl-CoA mutase large subunit family protein; the encoded protein is MEQKSTPTPTWPPLEFRSDFPPPSYADWKAAVEAELKGAPFDKKMLTPTYEGITLQPLYRREDLEGLGHVDSFPGFAPYVRGIRAAGYRAESWQVSQELYAPAPAEFNRLARAALARGLTSLNMVVDHATRNGQDPDRVLAHEDVGAGGVSIATLEDVAKALEGIEVAQVPLFVRTGASALPFAALLAAWRRRQGKPISELSGCIEMDPLGILAHEGRLPQSLEGAYREMALLTRWAAQHAPRLQTICVHSRAWHESGASAVQELGLALAAGVEYLRQMHQRGLDINTVARHLRFALTVGSHFFMEIAKLRAARMLWANAVAALGGSAEAQQLTLHVRTAHFNKSKLDPYVNLLRTTVEAFSAVVGGVQSLQVGAFDEVIRPPDDFSRRLARNIQLILQKECDLDKVIDPAGGAYYVEWLTHEIARRAWAFFQDIEKRGGLAAAMRQGFPQEEVAKTRAARLKAVAQRRDTLVGVNQYANVKEEPLPVTPAVPADFHRQRARQIEDYRSGADETQSTAILERLNRIVNGGEAGVVEAAIEAALAGATLGEITRALRANDTPETGWQPVPLVRAAEAFEKLRAAMRAHAAQHGPLKVFLANLGPLKQHKARADFCRAFLETGGWEIIYPAGFKTPEDAARAAVESGAPVIVICSTDETYPELVPPLVKAVKTADARRKVILAGYPPDQIEAHKQAGVDDFVHLRLEAAAFLTQLAKQMGVAL